One Luteibacter aegosomaticola genomic window carries:
- a CDS encoding homocitrate synthase, translating to MIDLSLRENPVGARVGQTFADKMAILPRLREFGFKNISLGTLDYAMPDEREVDDDFMEALQADGADLSGCFAFTAVGIADESGNFTPDPSQLKLRAYGVPNTVHEIYLSPRNMQGQYDYETLRRSIPESVMWLMENIRGEKGAAPRIFINIVDGCDAFAENQEQTLSILEMLAGLPLEGVTFEDDRGTYLPCQVGAYTAAIRAMLPEAMKVLVHIHAGAGYENASVIEALLNGADGIWGGLPKRAAVIGHASVGELLANLTRLGNEKVAKTYHLHDLLPLATALQITDDLAEVPDDLPVFGHNAYRVSLASFRQLPDRQTDLPAEAIGGVSRYRVCPVVSDSVAVAGRLAEVMFTEPGHFPTDVIEMMIRLMRRDLRLGRRIPYDEPERLIELHARAVKACQPVVESAHEH from the coding sequence TTGATCGACCTCTCACTTCGGGAAAATCCCGTCGGTGCGCGGGTCGGCCAGACGTTCGCCGACAAGATGGCGATTTTGCCGAGGTTGCGTGAGTTCGGCTTCAAGAACATCTCGCTCGGCACGCTTGATTACGCCATGCCCGACGAGCGTGAGGTCGATGACGACTTCATGGAAGCCCTGCAAGCCGATGGCGCCGATCTTTCCGGCTGCTTCGCGTTCACCGCCGTGGGCATCGCCGACGAAAGCGGCAACTTCACGCCCGATCCGTCGCAGCTCAAGCTACGCGCCTACGGCGTGCCGAACACCGTGCACGAAATCTACCTGAGCCCGCGCAACATGCAGGGTCAGTACGATTACGAGACGCTCCGCCGCAGCATCCCTGAAAGCGTGATGTGGCTGATGGAAAACATCCGTGGCGAGAAGGGCGCGGCGCCGCGCATCTTCATCAACATCGTGGATGGTTGCGACGCGTTCGCCGAGAACCAGGAGCAGACGCTTTCGATCCTGGAAATGCTGGCCGGCCTTCCGCTGGAAGGCGTCACGTTCGAGGACGACCGCGGCACCTACCTGCCATGTCAGGTGGGGGCATACACGGCCGCCATCCGCGCGATGCTGCCTGAAGCCATGAAGGTGCTGGTTCACATCCACGCCGGCGCGGGTTACGAGAACGCCTCGGTCATCGAAGCCCTGCTCAATGGTGCCGACGGCATCTGGGGCGGCCTGCCCAAGCGCGCCGCCGTGATCGGCCACGCTTCCGTGGGCGAACTACTGGCGAATCTCACGCGCCTCGGTAACGAAAAGGTGGCCAAGACCTACCACCTGCACGACCTGCTACCGCTGGCAACGGCCCTGCAGATCACCGATGACCTCGCCGAGGTACCCGACGATCTGCCTGTGTTTGGCCATAACGCCTACCGCGTCTCGCTCGCTTCGTTCCGCCAGCTGCCCGATCGGCAGACCGATTTGCCGGCGGAGGCCATCGGCGGTGTATCCCGCTACCGGGTGTGCCCCGTCGTGAGCGACAGCGTCGCGGTCGCGGGCCGCCTGGCCGAAGTCATGTTCACCGAGCCTGGGCACTTCCCCACGGATGTCATCGAGATGATGATCCGCCTGATGCGTCGCGACCTGCGTCTTGGGCGTCGCATTCCCTACGATGAGCCCGAGCGGCTCATTGAACTTCACGCGCGCGCCGTCAAAGCGTGCCAGCCGGTTGTGGAATCCGCCCATGAACACTGA
- a CDS encoding GGDEF domain-containing protein yields the protein MNTDVAIYAEDVTVYKTLLESTRAIPWKIDWPTLQFAYIGPQIEELLGWEPQSWVTVQDWRDRIHPEDREWVFNFCVAQSQAGIDHEADYRALRKDGTFVWIRDVVHVVRNPDGTPNALIGFMFDISERKRTEQKLLDMQRELEELSFKDGLTGVANRRRFDSVVDARWLEAQMAGQPMSVVVLDIDYFKQYNDHYGHLEGDECLKRVASSLAGIVRGPDDLLCRFGGEEFVLLLPNTDAATAMALAWRCLDLVDKALIAHAGVGHDKRVTLSAGVNTLVPGEGDSVLPFIGVADSRLYKAKERGRHRVVAEG from the coding sequence ATGAACACTGATGTTGCGATCTATGCCGAGGACGTCACGGTCTACAAGACCCTGCTCGAATCGACCCGGGCCATCCCGTGGAAGATCGACTGGCCTACGCTGCAATTCGCCTACATCGGCCCGCAGATCGAAGAGCTGTTGGGTTGGGAACCGCAATCGTGGGTGACCGTGCAGGACTGGCGCGACCGCATCCATCCCGAAGACCGCGAGTGGGTGTTCAACTTCTGTGTCGCGCAGTCGCAGGCGGGCATCGACCACGAGGCTGATTACCGGGCACTACGCAAGGACGGCACGTTCGTCTGGATCCGCGACGTGGTGCATGTCGTGCGCAACCCGGACGGCACGCCGAACGCGCTGATCGGCTTCATGTTCGACATCAGTGAACGCAAGCGCACCGAGCAGAAGCTGCTCGATATGCAGCGCGAGCTGGAAGAGCTTTCCTTCAAGGATGGCCTGACCGGCGTGGCGAACCGCCGCCGCTTCGATTCCGTGGTCGATGCGCGTTGGCTCGAAGCGCAGATGGCCGGCCAGCCGATGTCCGTGGTCGTGCTCGATATCGATTACTTCAAGCAGTACAACGACCACTACGGTCACCTGGAGGGCGATGAATGCCTCAAGCGCGTGGCCTCGTCGCTTGCCGGCATTGTGCGTGGACCGGATGACCTGCTCTGCCGCTTCGGTGGCGAGGAGTTCGTACTCCTGCTACCGAACACCGATGCAGCGACGGCGATGGCCCTGGCCTGGCGTTGCCTGGATCTGGTCGACAAGGCGCTTATCGCGCACGCTGGCGTAGGCCACGACAAGCGCGTCACGCTGAGCGCGGGCGTCAACACGCTGGTGCCTGGCGAGGGCGACAGCGTGTTGCCGTTCATCGGCGTGGCCGATAGCCGCCTGTACAAAGCGAAAGAGCGCGGCCGTCACCGCGTCGTCGCCGAAGGCTAA
- a CDS encoding S1 family peptidase, with protein sequence MAVLMKWSLALALGSAVSMTCGATTLDPALLPQVRAATFEVVAAKPDESNVTYARPLPMDQVPFQERNDHYRSVGTAFALGDGRFVTAFHVLLTGIGSLAGPLMLRDEQGHVYAIDKVLRASPQEDFVEFSLIHAPTVAPLPVERAPALNEAVFAVGNALGTGVVLRDGLYTSQTPEDVNGRWKWLRFSAPASPGNSGGPLVDEKGKVIGVVLRKSPNENLNFALPIDRVLDASDLKAVIDAPQHFTVPFSRETRNTRLQGSLPLPMAYADFNQRFATLIDQWAHGEAQAWMSEHAAMLFPEGKASHGLLTRGPWNDSLPAMVSQDNDGNWVRKLSQRKRTPLTDGGYVELGNYQETLVWHLHSDADKPALGGGGRAVMDQLLTQGMVTRNVGEEKVKITSLGAPSSSETITDRQGRTWAMQTFAMPFIDGCLLLATTPTPDGAVGMFRFALARDARQIALQLRLMADMEDIAYHGSLPQWQTFLAGGTPATVLRDAVVRREGDNVVIRVDGLAATWPGDLVPLGGRAEVSVQPGWTYENSKATLHARAVVLQQRDSPEALVRLDRYERYFDDSAPEAQSFWHDLMTHAHPRDGQPYANNDRHIIAEVYTPSAPDSARHAFGVSYTVGDNSSDDTLRMRLKQAAAGVVVPDAKPAP encoded by the coding sequence ATGGCGGTTCTGATGAAGTGGTCGCTCGCGCTTGCGCTGGGCAGTGCGGTTTCCATGACATGCGGTGCAACGACGCTTGATCCGGCTTTGCTGCCGCAGGTGCGTGCCGCGACCTTCGAAGTTGTCGCGGCCAAGCCCGACGAGAGCAACGTGACGTATGCGCGCCCCCTGCCGATGGATCAGGTGCCCTTCCAGGAACGCAACGATCACTACCGATCCGTAGGCACCGCGTTCGCCTTGGGCGATGGCCGATTCGTAACCGCGTTCCACGTGCTCCTTACCGGTATCGGCAGCCTGGCGGGGCCGCTCATGCTGCGCGATGAGCAAGGCCATGTTTACGCGATCGATAAGGTGCTACGCGCCTCGCCGCAGGAAGACTTTGTCGAGTTCAGCCTGATCCATGCACCGACGGTGGCGCCCCTTCCCGTGGAACGAGCACCGGCACTGAACGAAGCGGTATTCGCCGTAGGCAACGCGCTCGGCACGGGTGTCGTTCTGCGCGACGGCCTGTACACCTCGCAGACACCGGAAGACGTGAACGGACGCTGGAAGTGGCTCCGTTTCTCGGCACCTGCATCGCCTGGCAACAGTGGCGGCCCGCTCGTCGATGAGAAAGGCAAGGTCATCGGTGTCGTGCTACGCAAGTCGCCCAATGAAAACCTGAATTTCGCACTGCCCATCGACCGCGTGCTGGATGCGTCTGACCTGAAGGCCGTGATCGACGCGCCCCAGCATTTCACCGTGCCGTTCAGCCGCGAAACGCGCAACACGCGCTTACAGGGGTCCCTGCCCCTACCCATGGCCTATGCGGACTTCAACCAACGCTTCGCCACGCTGATCGATCAATGGGCCCATGGCGAAGCACAGGCATGGATGAGCGAGCATGCCGCCATGCTGTTCCCGGAGGGCAAGGCATCGCACGGCCTGCTCACGCGCGGCCCTTGGAACGATAGCCTGCCGGCCATGGTCTCGCAGGACAACGATGGGAACTGGGTACGCAAGCTTTCCCAACGCAAGCGCACGCCGCTCACCGATGGTGGGTACGTCGAGCTGGGCAATTATCAGGAGACGCTGGTCTGGCACCTGCATTCCGATGCGGATAAGCCGGCGCTCGGTGGAGGCGGCCGTGCGGTCATGGACCAACTGCTGACGCAAGGCATGGTCACGCGCAATGTCGGCGAGGAGAAAGTGAAGATCACCTCGCTCGGCGCGCCTTCGTCATCCGAGACGATCACCGACCGCCAGGGCCGCACATGGGCCATGCAGACGTTCGCCATGCCCTTCATCGACGGGTGCCTGCTGCTGGCGACGACACCGACCCCGGATGGCGCCGTGGGCATGTTTCGCTTTGCGCTGGCGCGCGATGCACGCCAGATAGCCCTGCAGCTACGGCTCATGGCCGATATGGAAGACATCGCGTATCACGGCAGCCTGCCTCAGTGGCAAACGTTCCTGGCTGGCGGCACGCCTGCCACGGTACTGCGTGATGCCGTCGTGCGCCGCGAGGGCGATAACGTCGTTATCCGGGTCGATGGCCTGGCGGCGACCTGGCCGGGCGATCTGGTGCCCCTGGGTGGCCGGGCCGAAGTGTCCGTACAACCCGGCTGGACCTACGAGAACAGCAAAGCCACCTTGCATGCGCGTGCCGTGGTCCTGCAACAGCGCGACTCACCCGAGGCGCTGGTCCGCCTGGATCGGTACGAACGGTACTTCGATGATTCGGCTCCGGAAGCGCAAAGCTTCTGGCACGACCTTATGACCCACGCGCATCCGCGCGATGGGCAGCCGTATGCGAACAACGATCGGCACATCATCGCCGAGGTTTACACGCCCAGTGCGCCTGACAGCGCACGGCATGCGTTCGGGGTGAGCTACACGGTGGGCGATAACAGCAGCGACGACACCCTGCGAATGCGCCTGAAACAGGCGGCAGCGGGTGTCGTCGTGCCGGATGCGAAGCCGGCGCCTTAG
- a CDS encoding glycoside hydrolase family 78 protein, protein MHRWLTPATLAAIALAGCAAQPATEVASATPPVVKGLRIDGRTAEGPPSEPLVIDDATPRFGWWAESKRRGATQTAYELMLEPTFGGGSAWRSGIVVSSQQVGIGYAGPALVPQAGYRWQVRVRDDAGQWSAWSTPAAFEEGLGISRAWQAAWITGEAHAPSLPLLRKTFSLDKPVTRARLYATARGAYAFHLNGQPVGESRLAPGWTDYRKRIDYQVYDVTAQLRAGDNTLAAMLAPGWYAGSIASFGPGKYGAEPSLIARLRLDFADGSSTWIATDGTWQSHTGPLTAADMIMGEDADARNIPWHWDTPGSSDTHWRAARTLPAPDVSLAVQTDPPVRVTEQRTAKRLDRQPTRGATLFDLGQNMVGVVRVHMHGRPSQRVTLRYGEMLNPDGSLYTANLRSAKATDHYVFGPDGNVTWAPTFTFHGFRYVEISGLDEAPAASDLKGEVWGSDLRVTGELETSSPMLNQLISNIRWGQRGNFVSIPTDTPARDERLGWTGDINVFSPTASTLADSDAFLAKWLRDLRDTQKPDGDFPGVAPDPIGIDGGTGWADASITVPHALWQAYGDTRVIEENYAAMQRFMTRIEAIAGPTLSRTHGNYGDWLHLDDKTPLDLLGTAYLAYDARLMAGMARAIGREDDAREYDALASKTQAAFQQRYLHNGRTSSDSQTSYAMAIGMQLANPNQTAALAERLADRVHARQDHLSTGFLGTPWLLDALVRGGQPALAYKLLMNTDYPSWGYEVTSGATTMWERWNSLKPDGSFGDVVMNSFNHYAYGAVGDWMFRTIGGIAPAAPGYREIALAPLPGGDLTHARMRLASPYGDITSTWTRHDKHMEGRFDVPFNTTAVVTLPVANVDDVRINGKALREAPGVSAVSADASGVHFRMGSGEWQYVANLRTEH, encoded by the coding sequence ATGCATCGATGGCTTACCCCCGCCACGCTCGCCGCCATCGCGCTGGCGGGCTGTGCGGCTCAACCTGCCACCGAGGTGGCATCGGCAACGCCGCCAGTCGTGAAAGGCCTGCGGATCGATGGGCGCACAGCGGAAGGGCCACCGTCCGAACCCCTGGTGATCGACGATGCCACCCCGCGCTTTGGCTGGTGGGCTGAAAGCAAGCGGCGTGGCGCCACGCAGACGGCCTACGAGCTGATGCTCGAGCCCACGTTCGGCGGCGGTAGCGCCTGGCGCAGCGGCATCGTGGTTTCGTCGCAACAGGTCGGCATCGGGTATGCAGGCCCGGCACTGGTGCCGCAGGCAGGTTACCGCTGGCAGGTACGCGTTCGTGACGATGCGGGCCAGTGGTCGGCATGGAGCACGCCGGCCGCGTTCGAGGAGGGACTCGGCATCTCGCGGGCGTGGCAAGCCGCGTGGATCACCGGCGAAGCGCACGCCCCCAGCCTGCCCCTGCTGCGCAAGACGTTTTCCCTCGATAAACCTGTGACCCGCGCACGCCTGTACGCCACGGCACGCGGTGCCTACGCGTTCCACCTCAATGGCCAGCCGGTGGGTGAATCCCGCCTCGCGCCCGGCTGGACCGATTACCGCAAGCGCATCGACTACCAGGTGTACGACGTCACGGCGCAGCTACGCGCAGGCGACAACACCCTCGCCGCCATGCTTGCGCCGGGCTGGTACGCGGGCTCCATCGCCTCATTTGGTCCAGGTAAGTACGGTGCCGAACCATCGCTCATCGCCCGCCTGCGGCTCGACTTCGCCGACGGCAGCAGTACATGGATCGCCACCGACGGCACGTGGCAGTCACACACGGGCCCGCTGACCGCGGCGGACATGATCATGGGCGAAGACGCGGACGCCCGGAACATTCCCTGGCATTGGGATACCCCCGGCTCTAGTGATACCCATTGGCGTGCGGCACGCACGCTGCCCGCTCCCGACGTGTCGCTCGCGGTGCAAACCGATCCGCCTGTCCGCGTCACCGAACAGCGGACAGCGAAGCGCCTTGATCGGCAACCGACCAGGGGAGCTACGCTGTTCGACCTCGGCCAGAACATGGTCGGTGTCGTGCGCGTACACATGCACGGCCGGCCATCGCAGCGGGTGACCCTGCGTTACGGCGAAATGCTCAATCCCGACGGCTCGCTCTATACGGCGAACCTGCGCAGCGCGAAGGCCACGGACCACTATGTGTTCGGGCCGGATGGCAATGTCACCTGGGCACCCACATTCACTTTTCATGGCTTCCGCTATGTGGAGATCAGCGGCCTCGACGAAGCACCGGCTGCCAGTGATCTCAAGGGCGAGGTATGGGGAAGCGATCTGCGTGTGACCGGCGAGCTGGAGACCTCCAGCCCCATGCTCAACCAGCTGATCTCGAACATCCGCTGGGGCCAACGCGGTAACTTCGTATCGATCCCCACCGACACGCCGGCACGCGACGAACGGCTCGGCTGGACCGGCGATATCAACGTATTTTCCCCCACGGCGAGTACGCTGGCCGATAGCGATGCGTTCCTGGCCAAGTGGCTACGCGACCTTCGCGATACTCAGAAGCCCGACGGCGATTTCCCGGGTGTGGCGCCTGACCCCATCGGTATCGATGGCGGCACCGGCTGGGCGGATGCGAGCATCACCGTGCCGCACGCGCTATGGCAGGCCTATGGCGACACGCGCGTGATCGAAGAGAACTACGCAGCGATGCAGCGCTTCATGACCCGTATCGAAGCGATCGCAGGGCCCACGCTCTCTCGCACGCATGGCAATTACGGCGACTGGCTGCACCTCGACGACAAGACCCCGCTCGACCTGCTGGGGACCGCGTATCTCGCCTACGATGCGCGGCTGATGGCCGGGATGGCACGCGCCATCGGCAGGGAAGACGACGCCAGGGAGTACGACGCCCTCGCGTCGAAGACTCAAGCCGCGTTCCAGCAACGATATCTCCACAACGGCCGTACGAGCAGCGATAGCCAGACCTCGTACGCCATGGCCATCGGTATGCAGCTGGCGAATCCCAACCAGACGGCGGCGCTCGCGGAGCGGCTAGCCGATCGCGTACACGCGCGTCAGGATCACCTCTCCACCGGCTTCCTCGGCACGCCGTGGTTGCTCGACGCTCTGGTGCGCGGCGGCCAACCCGCGCTTGCGTACAAGCTGCTGATGAACACCGACTACCCCTCCTGGGGCTACGAGGTCACTTCCGGCGCCACGACGATGTGGGAACGCTGGAACTCGCTGAAACCCGATGGTTCGTTCGGCGACGTGGTGATGAACTCGTTCAACCACTACGCGTACGGCGCTGTAGGCGACTGGATGTTCCGCACCATCGGCGGTATCGCACCCGCCGCGCCCGGCTACCGTGAGATTGCGCTCGCGCCCTTGCCTGGTGGTGATCTGACCCATGCACGCATGCGCCTTGCGTCACCCTATGGCGACATCACGTCGACATGGACGCGCCACGACAAACACATGGAAGGGCGTTTCGATGTGCCTTTCAACACCACGGCCGTGGTAACGCTCCCCGTCGCCAACGTCGATGATGTCCGCATCAACGGCAAGGCACTGCGTGAGGCGCCCGGTGTTTCGGCCGTGAGCGCGGACGCCTCTGGCGTGCATTTCCGTATGGGCAGCGGGGAGTGGCAGTACGTAGCCAACCTGCGCACCGAGCACTGA
- the serA gene encoding phosphoglycerate dehydrogenase, with protein MKRTSYPKEDIKVLLLEGVSRSALDTFRQAGYTQIEFHEKSLPEDELRERIADAHIVGIRSRTHLTAEVLAEARRLIAVGCFCIGTNQVDAAEAERLGVPVFNAPYSNTRSVAELVIAEAIMLMRRIPEKNAQCHRGGWSKSAAGSFEVRDKVLGIVGYGHIGTQVGVLAESLGMRVIFHDIEAKLSLGNARPASSLDDLLERADVVTLHVPETPQTKLMIGAAEIGRMRPGSMLINASRGTVVDIDALAEALRSKHLSGAAIDVFPVEPKGNDDPFLSPLVGMDNVILTPHVGGSTGEAQENIGIEVASKLVRYSDNGSTLSAINFPEVSLPGHPTSRRLLHIHRNIPGVLSKVNEVFSRAAVNIDGQYLQTSGQVGYVVIDVSTSEEHAAALRNELAAIEGTLKARALY; from the coding sequence ATGAAGCGCACGTCGTACCCCAAAGAGGACATCAAGGTGCTGCTCCTGGAGGGCGTCAGCCGCAGCGCGCTGGATACCTTCCGCCAGGCCGGCTACACCCAGATCGAGTTTCACGAGAAGTCCCTGCCCGAGGACGAGTTGCGCGAGCGCATCGCCGATGCCCATATCGTTGGCATCCGCTCGCGCACCCACCTCACGGCCGAGGTGCTCGCCGAGGCCCGCCGCCTCATCGCCGTGGGCTGCTTCTGCATCGGCACCAACCAGGTGGATGCCGCCGAGGCCGAGCGCCTGGGCGTGCCGGTCTTCAATGCGCCCTACTCCAACACCCGCAGCGTGGCCGAGCTGGTGATCGCCGAAGCGATCATGCTCATGCGCCGTATCCCGGAGAAGAACGCCCAGTGCCACCGCGGTGGCTGGTCGAAATCGGCTGCGGGCAGCTTCGAGGTGCGCGACAAGGTGCTCGGTATCGTCGGCTACGGCCACATCGGCACCCAGGTGGGCGTGCTCGCCGAATCGCTGGGCATGCGGGTGATCTTCCACGATATCGAAGCCAAGCTTTCGCTCGGCAACGCCCGCCCCGCCTCGAGCCTGGACGACCTGCTCGAGCGCGCCGACGTGGTGACGCTGCACGTACCGGAAACGCCGCAGACCAAGCTGATGATCGGCGCCGCCGAGATTGGTCGCATGCGCCCCGGCAGCATGCTGATCAATGCCTCGCGCGGCACCGTGGTCGACATCGACGCGCTGGCCGAAGCCCTTCGTTCGAAGCACCTTTCCGGCGCCGCGATCGATGTCTTCCCGGTCGAACCGAAGGGCAACGACGATCCGTTCCTCTCGCCGCTGGTGGGCATGGATAACGTGATCCTGACGCCGCACGTCGGTGGCAGCACCGGCGAAGCGCAGGAGAACATCGGTATCGAAGTGGCCTCGAAGCTGGTGCGCTACAGCGATAACGGCAGCACGCTTTCAGCGATCAATTTCCCCGAGGTTTCGCTACCCGGCCATCCCACCAGCCGCCGCCTTCTGCACATCCACCGCAACATCCCGGGCGTGCTTTCGAAGGTCAACGAGGTGTTCTCGCGCGCTGCGGTGAACATCGATGGCCAGTATCTGCAGACCTCCGGGCAAGTGGGTTACGTGGTGATCGATGTGAGCACTTCGGAAGAACACGCTGCCGCCCTGCGTAATGAACTGGCGGCCATCGAAGGCACGCTGAAGGCGCGCGCCCTCTACTGA
- a CDS encoding FAD-binding oxidoreductase, with amino-acid sequence MSDPRLTELARMLPGLKLSTDSGDLEHHGRDWTRRWTPAPLAIAYPGDIAEVQAVVRWANDQGVAIVPSGGRTGLSGGAVAANGELVVSLDRMNKVLGFDPVDRTLTVQPGIALEAVHNAAREHGLIYPVDFAARGSCQIGGNIATNAGGIRVIRYGNTRQWVAGLKVVTGSGELLDLNKGLIKNASGYDLRHLFIGSEGTLGIVVEATLALTSPPPASQVMLLAVPAMDALMKVFAEARHRLHLEAFEFFTDRALHHVLAHGGQAPFDETYPFYVVTEFDAADEKAEADALGFFEQCMEEGWVVDGVISSSDAQAGALWRLREGITESLAKYKPYKNDVSVRISRVPAFMAEMQALLDEGYPDVDVVWFGHIGDGNLHINVLKPEGVEYATFVEQCEHVTTLLVETLERHEGSISAEHGIGLVKKPWLGSVRSEAEIALMRGIKAVLDPKGLMNPGKLL; translated from the coding sequence ATGAGCGACCCGCGCCTGACCGAACTGGCCCGCATGCTGCCCGGCCTGAAGCTTTCCACCGACTCCGGTGACCTGGAACACCATGGCCGGGACTGGACCCGGCGCTGGACGCCGGCACCGCTGGCTATCGCGTATCCGGGGGATATCGCGGAGGTCCAGGCCGTGGTCCGCTGGGCCAACGATCAGGGGGTCGCCATCGTGCCTTCGGGCGGCCGCACGGGGCTTTCCGGCGGTGCCGTGGCGGCGAATGGCGAGCTGGTCGTGTCGCTGGACCGCATGAACAAGGTGCTCGGTTTCGACCCGGTGGACCGCACGCTCACCGTGCAGCCGGGCATCGCCCTGGAGGCGGTGCACAACGCCGCCCGCGAGCACGGGCTGATCTATCCGGTGGATTTCGCCGCGCGCGGTTCGTGCCAGATCGGCGGCAATATCGCCACGAATGCGGGCGGCATCCGGGTCATCCGCTACGGCAACACGCGTCAATGGGTCGCAGGCCTCAAGGTGGTTACGGGTAGCGGCGAGCTGCTCGATCTCAACAAGGGCCTCATCAAGAACGCCTCGGGCTACGACCTGCGCCATCTGTTCATCGGTTCCGAGGGCACGCTGGGCATCGTGGTCGAAGCCACCCTGGCGTTGACGTCGCCGCCACCGGCCTCGCAGGTGATGCTGCTCGCCGTCCCGGCCATGGATGCCCTGATGAAGGTGTTCGCCGAGGCGCGGCACCGCCTGCACCTGGAGGCCTTTGAATTCTTTACCGACCGCGCGCTGCACCACGTGCTGGCGCATGGCGGCCAGGCTCCGTTCGACGAGACCTACCCGTTCTACGTGGTCACCGAGTTCGACGCGGCCGATGAAAAGGCCGAAGCCGATGCGCTTGGCTTCTTCGAACAGTGCATGGAAGAGGGCTGGGTGGTCGATGGCGTGATCTCTTCCTCGGACGCCCAGGCTGGTGCGCTGTGGCGCCTGCGCGAGGGCATTACCGAGAGCCTGGCGAAGTACAAGCCGTACAAGAACGATGTTTCCGTGCGCATTTCCCGCGTGCCAGCCTTCATGGCCGAGATGCAGGCGCTGCTGGATGAAGGCTATCCGGACGTGGATGTCGTCTGGTTTGGCCATATCGGCGACGGCAACCTGCACATCAACGTGCTGAAACCCGAAGGCGTGGAATATGCCACCTTCGTGGAACAGTGCGAGCACGTGACCACCTTGCTGGTGGAAACCCTGGAGCGTCACGAGGGTTCCATTTCAGCCGAGCACGGCATCGGGCTGGTGAAGAAGCCGTGGCTGGGGAGCGTGCGTTCCGAGGCCGAGATCGCCCTGATGCGGGGGATCAAGGCCGTGTTGGACCCAAAGGGGCTGATGAATCCTGGGAAGTTGCTGTAG
- the pip gene encoding prolyl aminopeptidase — MAQDSPDLYPAIEPYDVGSLKVSELHTLYYEQSGNPNGKPVVFLHGGPGGGTNPRCRRFFDPKKYRIILFDQRGCGKSTPHAELEGNTTWDLVADIERIRKHLGIDKWQVFGGSWGSTLALAYAETHPAQVSELVLRGIFMLRRTELEWFYQGGCDQLYPDAWETYLSAIPQAEHGDLISAYHRRLTSTDPAVRVAAARAWSVWEAATSYLYQDEGHMASSGEDEFALAFARIECHYFVNAGFFEVDGQLLRDVGKIRHIPTVIVQGRYDVVCPVRSAWDLHRAFPEAELRIVQDAGHSAFEPGITRELVRATDAFAA, encoded by the coding sequence ATGGCCCAGGACTCCCCCGACCTGTACCCCGCGATCGAGCCGTACGACGTCGGCTCGCTCAAGGTTTCCGAGCTGCACACCCTGTACTACGAGCAGAGCGGCAACCCGAACGGAAAGCCGGTGGTGTTCCTGCATGGCGGCCCCGGCGGCGGCACCAACCCGCGCTGCCGCCGCTTCTTCGACCCGAAGAAGTACCGCATCATCCTGTTCGACCAGCGCGGTTGCGGTAAATCCACGCCGCACGCCGAGCTGGAAGGCAACACGACCTGGGATCTCGTCGCCGACATCGAGCGCATCCGCAAGCACCTGGGCATCGACAAGTGGCAGGTGTTCGGTGGCTCGTGGGGCTCCACGCTGGCGCTGGCGTACGCCGAGACCCATCCCGCCCAGGTCAGCGAGCTGGTCCTGCGCGGCATCTTCATGCTTCGCCGCACCGAGCTCGAGTGGTTCTACCAGGGCGGTTGCGACCAGCTGTATCCCGATGCGTGGGAAACCTACCTCTCGGCGATCCCGCAGGCCGAGCATGGCGACCTGATCAGCGCCTACCACCGCCGCCTCACCAGCACCGACCCGGCTGTTCGCGTGGCCGCGGCGCGTGCGTGGTCGGTGTGGGAAGCCGCCACCAGCTACCTGTACCAGGATGAAGGGCACATGGCCTCCAGCGGCGAAGATGAGTTCGCACTCGCCTTCGCACGCATCGAGTGCCACTACTTCGTCAACGCGGGCTTCTTCGAAGTCGATGGCCAGTTGCTGCGTGATGTCGGCAAGATCCGCCACATCCCGACAGTGATCGTGCAGGGCCGATACGACGTGGTGTGCCCAGTGCGTAGCGCGTGGGATCTGCACCGTGCGTTCCCGGAAGCCGAGCTGCGCATCGTCCAGGATGCCGGCCACTCCGCGTTCGAACCCGGCATCACCCGCGAACTCGTCCGCGCCACCGACGCCTTCGCCGCCTAA